From one Microbulbifer sp. A4B17 genomic stretch:
- the tatB gene encoding Sec-independent protein translocase protein TatB: MFDIGFLELLVVAVVALLVVGPERLPDAVRTTSRWWSSLKRTLHSAREELEREVGADDIRRELHNERIMREIEESRREMEKTFNEANKEVNSALNQPEKTQATAAETPVEKKVAGQSQLEAQKSDKAIEEPAHPRAEQEDYLPEQDETAEEQQDPEYPEHWHDFGDPDLNPDHPENIDVDEEEQDNKQVSQQEKDNQP; this comes from the coding sequence GTGTTTGATATTGGCTTTTTGGAACTATTGGTGGTTGCTGTAGTGGCCCTGTTGGTGGTCGGCCCTGAGCGACTTCCGGATGCTGTGCGCACCACCTCCCGCTGGTGGTCCAGCTTGAAGCGTACCCTGCACAGTGCCCGGGAGGAACTGGAGCGAGAGGTTGGAGCCGATGATATTCGGCGCGAACTTCACAATGAGCGCATTATGCGTGAGATTGAGGAGAGTCGCCGAGAGATGGAGAAAACCTTTAACGAAGCCAATAAGGAAGTTAACAGTGCCCTTAACCAGCCGGAGAAAACTCAAGCCACAGCGGCAGAGACGCCGGTGGAAAAAAAGGTTGCTGGACAGAGTCAGCTGGAGGCACAGAAGTCAGATAAAGCAATAGAGGAGCCCGCTCACCCCCGTGCAGAGCAGGAAGACTATCTGCCAGAGCAGGATGAAACTGCCGAGGAACAGCAGGACCCCGAATATCCGGAACATTGGCATGATTTTGGGGACCCCGACTTAAATCCGGATCACCCGGAAAATATCGATGTAGACGAAGAAGAGCAAGACAACAAACAAGTATCGCAGCAGGAAAAAGATAACCAACCATGA